One Lachnospiraceae bacterium C1.1 genomic region harbors:
- a CDS encoding DUF3880 domain-containing protein — MKILYFFWDEFNGEDCQHALKELGNDVKAVHFPLSNTDFDDSFEEKMTAELGRGYDCVFSFNYFPIISRICDSLSVPYISWVYDCPHLPLNSITINNSVNHIYLFDRVLCRRLRETGINTIHHCPLAVNSARLNEFCLELDKGSPVIYEHDISFLGNLYDNEFNFYDQISYLPEQLKEYIETLINTQSKIFGIDLFSDEKIFPDFILRELHNYIRFEKSGNYNMDYDQIIRDILRRKVTVIDRRKILTFLGKSYNTVLYSTSDAKPIENVPNLGLADYMNKMPRVFHRSRINLNITLRSIISGIPLRVLDILAAGGFLITDFREEIAEHFINGEDVIFYSTAEELHDKCGWFLSHDEERKKIAVNGMNKCRENFDYKKILPEILKI; from the coding sequence TTGAAGATTTTATATTTCTTCTGGGATGAATTTAATGGAGAGGATTGCCAGCATGCATTAAAAGAGCTGGGCAATGATGTTAAAGCTGTTCATTTTCCCTTATCCAACACTGATTTCGACGACAGCTTTGAGGAAAAAATGACAGCTGAACTGGGCAGAGGATATGATTGTGTATTCAGTTTCAATTATTTTCCCATTATCTCCAGAATCTGTGACAGTCTGTCTGTTCCCTATATCTCATGGGTGTATGACTGTCCGCACCTTCCACTGAATTCTATAACGATAAATAATAGTGTTAACCATATTTATCTGTTTGACAGAGTTCTATGCAGGAGGCTTAGGGAAACAGGTATAAATACCATCCACCATTGCCCTCTTGCTGTAAATTCTGCACGGCTTAATGAATTCTGCCTCGAGCTTGATAAAGGCAGCCCTGTCATTTACGAACATGATATCAGTTTTCTCGGTAACCTTTATGATAACGAGTTCAATTTCTACGACCAGATATCTTATCTTCCGGAACAGCTAAAGGAATATATCGAGACCTTGATTAATACACAGTCAAAAATCTTTGGCATTGACCTTTTTTCAGATGAAAAAATTTTCCCTGATTTTATCTTAAGGGAACTGCATAATTATATCAGATTTGAGAAATCCGGTAACTACAACATGGACTATGACCAGATCATCCGGGATATTCTGAGAAGAAAGGTTACCGTTATTGACCGCAGGAAAATCCTTACCTTTCTTGGTAAATCCTATAATACTGTTTTATATTCTACTTCCGACGCAAAACCGATAGAAAATGTTCCAAATCTTGGTCTTGCCGATTATATGAATAAAATGCCCCGGGTCTTCCATCGCAGCCGGATAAACCTAAATATCACACTTAGAAGCATTATCAGCGGCATTCCTCTAAGAGTCCTCGATATACTTGCTGCCGGCGGATTTCTCATTACCGATTTCAGAGAAGAGATAGCAGAGCATTTCATTAATGGTGAAGATGTAATTTTTTATTCTACTGCGGAGGAGCTTCATGATAAATGCGGCTGGTTTCTCTCACATGATGAAGAACGTAAAAAAATTGCAGTAAATGGAATGAATAAATGCCGTGAAAATTTTGACTATAAAAAAATACTCCCTGAAATATTAAAAATATAG
- a CDS encoding DUF4422 domain-containing protein codes for MEKMKLYVISSHVDKALKEDIPGSKYEITIQAGAALTDKRIAPVNDHDDFAESISDRNMRYCEATAMYWIYKHLDETEYIGISHYRRRLKLDDAELERCMDEHADLITSKSMKLNKSIRDHYCELHYGWDWKLFMDILQKSDPEYFTFYEEELNSCYIHAGNVNIYHRELYTEFCEWAFPILEEFYRSSYEKTDIYQKRDVGFISERMAHLFIKKMERQGKKILEFPLVEYKSDVWNPANACDYGNVEDILSNCNRLYRMKKIKECSHVVALSMKKGCVTDQRMKNVSEVIAAALIEKTKLPETLHEYLPENLRSDLFSLIQTWSEFKEIVKKLLEAENEESTEKFKRYILSTNFSEIAVDVAIKAVLNPDDRIEFTI; via the coding sequence ATGGAAAAAATGAAATTATATGTAATATCCAGTCATGTTGATAAAGCACTAAAGGAAGACATACCAGGGTCAAAATATGAGATCACTATTCAGGCAGGAGCAGCACTTACTGATAAAAGAATTGCACCAGTAAATGACCATGATGATTTTGCTGAATCTATCTCTGACAGAAATATGAGGTATTGTGAAGCAACAGCTATGTATTGGATATATAAACATCTGGATGAAACAGAATATATCGGGATTTCACATTACCGTAGGAGATTGAAGCTGGATGATGCTGAATTAGAAAGATGTATGGATGAACATGCAGATCTGATAACATCTAAAAGCATGAAGTTAAATAAATCGATACGGGATCATTATTGTGAACTTCATTATGGCTGGGATTGGAAACTTTTTATGGACATCCTGCAAAAGTCAGATCCGGAGTATTTTACTTTTTACGAAGAGGAATTAAATTCATGTTATATTCATGCAGGTAATGTAAATATTTACCACAGGGAATTATATACAGAATTTTGTGAATGGGCTTTTCCTATATTAGAGGAATTTTATAGAAGCAGTTATGAAAAAACTGATATATATCAGAAGAGGGATGTAGGATTCATTTCAGAAAGAATGGCACATTTATTTATAAAGAAGATGGAAAGGCAAGGAAAGAAAATTTTAGAATTTCCATTGGTTGAATATAAATCTGATGTCTGGAATCCGGCAAATGCCTGTGATTATGGAAATGTAGAAGATATTTTATCCAACTGTAACAGGCTTTATAGAATGAAAAAGATAAAGGAATGTTCACATGTTGTTGCGCTGAGCATGAAAAAAGGTTGTGTAACGGATCAGAGAATGAAAAATGTATCTGAGGTTATTGCAGCTGCACTTATTGAAAAAACAAAGCTGCCTGAAACATTACACGAATATCTTCCTGAAAACCTGCGAAGCGATTTATTTTCTCTTATTCAGACCTGGTCCGAGTTTAAGGAAATTGTTAAGAAGCTTTTAGAAGCTGAAAACGAGGAATCAACAGAAAAGTTCAAGAGATATATCTTATCTACAAATTTTAGTGAAATAGCAGTAGATGTAGCGATTAAAGCTGTATTAAATCCGGATGACAGGATAGAGTTTACTATTTAG
- a CDS encoding LicD family protein produces the protein MAVTFSKEFFQQETRRGFTINEVMKRVWAAHLDLISDITEICSKNSISIFAAYGTLLGAVRERGFIPWDDDVDMGIVGNEYVRFLDIISREYPDKYRLLNPYTRTWYRMNFTRLIFNHDLSFERDFLKKNYGCPFMKGLDIYPYYYIPRNKEEEDFIIMMLKKTDQAIGLSRKNEMNPPDNETNEQLAVKLIELQKETGYIFNSDRPIGNQLEILYDQICRLTEEGNADFVTRYDEYINDRNKKFPKEYFKFTLSIPFENNVMKVPLGFDRVLKARFGEDYIMPRHEKAAHDYPYFRKQLDEKRYREAQSRYLEKSGFRGKYIEKASEKKNVIYHSSLKEMLIHADSAAGKIRSILNFFEEKDSDFNNVWIPDLIINNNEYAFDLIAPNLLKEYGSMIEEHISKNRNIAYINEDVEKLISFADIYFGDEGELAEKFRESGKEVVIQNYENPVNEIAELYRVSLTDNDDRATEKNVVEKTEILKPEVIDKKKTVIYLTSESVLFEYGRPAVEKIRKVLNIFKENREKIELLWHPCAIKGDIRDAYAPELIHEYEQLRSEFVKEGWGRIIEDDDASKIIKTADAVYGDASYLMMSALEAGKPVMLQNIDIV, from the coding sequence ATGGCTGTAACTTTTTCAAAGGAATTTTTTCAACAGGAAACGAGGAGAGGCTTTACGATCAATGAGGTTATGAAGCGTGTCTGGGCTGCTCATCTGGATCTGATATCAGATATAACGGAAATATGCAGCAAAAATTCTATCAGTATTTTTGCAGCTTATGGAACTCTGCTTGGAGCAGTAAGGGAGAGGGGATTTATACCCTGGGATGATGATGTTGATATGGGAATTGTCGGAAATGAATATGTTAGATTTTTAGACATTATTTCAAGAGAATATCCGGACAAATACAGGCTCTTAAATCCATATACGAGAACCTGGTACAGGATGAACTTTACCAGACTGATTTTTAACCACGATCTTTCCTTTGAACGTGATTTCCTGAAAAAAAATTACGGATGTCCGTTTATGAAAGGACTTGATATTTATCCATATTACTATATACCCAGAAATAAAGAGGAAGAGGATTTCATTATCATGATGCTGAAAAAGACCGATCAGGCGATCGGGCTAAGCAGAAAAAATGAGATGAATCCACCTGATAATGAGACCAATGAGCAGCTTGCGGTAAAGCTGATAGAATTGCAGAAGGAAACAGGATATATATTTAATTCGGACAGACCGATAGGAAATCAGCTGGAGATACTCTATGATCAGATATGCAGGCTGACAGAAGAAGGAAATGCTGATTTTGTAACCAGATATGATGAGTACATTAATGATAGAAATAAGAAATTTCCGAAGGAATATTTTAAGTTTACGCTAAGCATACCGTTTGAAAATAATGTAATGAAAGTGCCGCTTGGATTTGACAGAGTGCTGAAGGCAAGGTTCGGTGAGGATTATATAATGCCAAGACACGAGAAGGCTGCACATGATTATCCTTATTTCAGGAAGCAGCTGGATGAGAAAAGGTACAGGGAGGCACAGAGCAGATATTTGGAAAAATCCGGTTTCAGGGGGAAATATATAGAAAAGGCATCTGAAAAAAAGAATGTCATATATCATTCATCATTAAAAGAAATGCTTATTCATGCAGATTCTGCTGCAGGAAAAATCAGAAGCATCCTGAATTTTTTTGAAGAGAAGGATTCGGATTTTAATAACGTGTGGATACCGGATCTGATAATTAACAATAATGAATATGCATTTGATCTCATTGCTCCAAATCTGCTAAAGGAATATGGTTCAATGATAGAAGAGCATATTTCAAAAAACAGAAATATAGCTTATATAAATGAAGACGTGGAAAAATTAATCTCATTTGCGGATATCTACTTCGGTGATGAGGGAGAACTGGCGGAAAAATTCAGGGAATCCGGCAAGGAAGTGGTCATACAGAATTATGAAAATCCTGTAAATGAGATTGCAGAACTGTATAGAGTCAGCCTTACAGATAACGATGACAGAGCTACAGAAAAAAATGTTGTGGAAAAGACAGAAATACTAAAACCGGAAGTTATAGATAAGAAAAAAACAGTAATTTATTTAACGTCAGAAAGCGTTTTATTTGAATATGGCAGACCGGCAGTAGAAAAAATCAGAAAGGTTCTCAATATATTTAAGGAAAACCGGGAAAAAATAGAACTTCTATGGCATCCATGCGCGATAAAAGGTGATATAAGGGATGCATATGCACCGGAACTTATTCATGAATATGAGCAGTTAAGGAGTGAATTTGTTAAGGAAGGATGGGGAAGAATTATTGAGGATGATGATGCGTCTAAGATAATCAAAACGGCAGATGCTGTATATGGAGATGCCTCCTATCTGATGATGTCTGCACTTGAAGCAGGAAAGCCGGTGATGCTCCAGAATATTGATATTGTATAG
- a CDS encoding DUF6492 family protein produces MEKKFACVIPTVADDYGRTKIHYLSFFRLLPVNRLIFIGPAELKVEIKKDIENGFYKDNKIDHIEENDLVEFSQIKKIYEELRAETNQKNPSSVNWYYQQFLKMAYSGRCSDDYYLCWDSDTIPVRKIEMFSQDGTPYLDYKTEFQNSYFKTIERLFGFGKVIEKSFISEHMLFNKILMREMIGDIEKSNISGKNCWEKIMYSMGADNLVCGFSEFETYGSWVAMNHTSEYKLRSWNSFRNLSFFIDIKDLTREDIDYLAADYHAVTFEKYQKTEPYFTELFRNKRYREKLSPKQFYTAILETGVMGEYSDGVIKHDGMEAPV; encoded by the coding sequence ATGGAGAAAAAATTTGCTTGTGTCATTCCTACAGTCGCTGATGACTATGGAAGGACGAAAATCCATTACTTGAGTTTTTTCAGGCTGCTGCCAGTTAACAGGCTTATTTTTATAGGTCCTGCAGAATTGAAAGTGGAAATAAAGAAAGATATTGAAAATGGATTTTACAAAGATAATAAGATTGATCATATTGAGGAAAATGATCTTGTAGAGTTTTCACAGATAAAAAAGATTTATGAGGAGCTGAGGGCTGAAACTAATCAGAAGAATCCTTCGTCTGTGAACTGGTATTATCAGCAGTTCTTAAAAATGGCATATAGTGGAAGATGCAGCGATGACTATTATCTGTGCTGGGATTCGGATACGATTCCGGTAAGAAAGATAGAAATGTTCAGTCAGGACGGGACTCCATATCTGGATTATAAGACAGAATTTCAAAACAGTTATTTTAAGACAATAGAGAGACTTTTCGGTTTTGGTAAGGTGATCGAAAAAAGCTTCATATCCGAGCATATGCTTTTCAATAAAATCCTTATGCGCGAAATGATCGGAGATATAGAAAAAAGCAACATTAGTGGGAAGAACTGCTGGGAAAAAATAATGTATTCCATGGGCGCTGATAACCTTGTATGTGGTTTTTCAGAATTTGAAACCTATGGAAGCTGGGTGGCGATGAATCATACATCAGAGTATAAGCTCAGAAGCTGGAACAGTTTCAGAAATTTAAGTTTTTTCATAGATATAAAAGATCTTACCAGGGAAGATATTGATTATCTGGCAGCGGATTATCATGCAGTGACTTTTGAAAAATATCAGAAAACAGAGCCGTATTTTACAGAGCTTTTCAGGAATAAACGCTATAGGGAAAAATTATCTCCAAAGCAGTTTTATACAGCTATTCTGGAAACAGGTGTTATGGGAGAATATTCAGATGGGGTCATAAAGCATGATGGGATGGAAGCTCCTGTATAG
- a CDS encoding glycosyltransferase produces the protein MNLPITACIIAKNEEKNIVRCLKALRQLGCEIVVTDTGSDDDTAKLASDYADRLEFFKWVNDFSAAKNYSASLASNDLILSVDCDEFLEKFDIEKMIGLIKRHPICLGTCSLRSIFSSSSNGEKDFINERVTRFYDRRYFSFEGSIHETLRPLSPSLIYSYIDLPLFFYHSGYESDSLRKEKAEKYLNLLLRERSEKGVSAYNCYQIAKCYRAMKDSFSAVKYLAEGLSFDLDPSLVFVQEMVEDYGYALLDSGKADEALGLQSVYDSFATRSDFPFLMGLIYMNNGLFEPALSEFEKATHFPNASVEGTNSYKAFYNMGVIHEVLGNVTTAASYYEKSGKYLPAMERLKKIRHNII, from the coding sequence ATGAATCTGCCAATTACAGCCTGTATAATTGCTAAAAATGAAGAAAAAAATATTGTACGCTGCTTAAAAGCCCTTCGTCAGCTCGGATGTGAAATTGTCGTAACTGATACAGGTTCTGATGACGATACCGCAAAACTTGCCTCTGACTACGCTGACAGGCTTGAATTCTTTAAATGGGTAAATGATTTTTCAGCCGCCAAAAATTATTCTGCTTCCCTTGCTTCAAATGATTTAATCCTTTCTGTAGATTGCGACGAATTTCTTGAGAAATTTGATATTGAAAAAATGATCGGATTAATAAAAAGGCATCCCATATGCCTCGGTACATGTTCACTAAGAAGCATATTCAGCAGCAGTTCCAACGGAGAAAAGGATTTTATTAATGAACGTGTTACCCGTTTTTACGACAGACGTTACTTTTCATTCGAAGGAAGCATTCATGAAACACTGCGTCCCCTTTCCCCGTCATTAATTTACAGCTACATCGACCTTCCGCTCTTCTTCTATCACTCAGGCTATGAGTCCGACTCTTTAAGGAAAGAAAAAGCTGAAAAATATCTTAACCTGCTTCTTCGTGAACGCTCAGAAAAAGGCGTTTCTGCATATAACTGTTATCAAATAGCTAAATGCTACCGCGCCATGAAAGACAGCTTCTCGGCAGTTAAGTATCTTGCCGAAGGTCTGTCTTTCGACCTTGACCCTTCCCTGGTATTTGTTCAGGAAATGGTTGAGGATTACGGCTATGCTCTTCTGGATTCCGGCAAAGCCGATGAAGCATTAGGTCTGCAATCTGTTTATGATAGTTTTGCGACCCGTTCTGACTTTCCATTTTTAATGGGGCTTATATATATGAACAATGGATTATTTGAACCAGCATTAAGTGAATTTGAGAAGGCTACCCATTTTCCGAATGCCTCCGTTGAAGGTACAAATTCGTATAAGGCCTTCTATAATATGGGAGTGATCCACGAAGTTTTAGGAAATGTCACAACAGCCG
- a CDS encoding LicD family protein produces the protein MQFERDFFKAEIKTGFLVSESMKKVWASSIECLMDIAEVCRNENLRWFAMFGTLLGAVRHHGFIPWDDDIDIALFRKDYEYLRNNAKRLLPSNYEVLDSSKKYVKGLDILRICNTDDVCVEHSFLQKYHGCPYLIGIDIYPIDNCPENKELDQSICDILNLIARVITIDEEIENPVEDDIAERYEIIELLANVSGKAFSSDRDALHMELMQYYDEISQFANGQDTEECTIYRNHRFSADAVYSKKIFEKTVRLPFENSIIDAPAGFDDALKKMYGNYLSLVKSGVSGHAYGFEDQEERLYETFGYLI, from the coding sequence ATGCAATTTGAGAGGGATTTCTTTAAGGCTGAGATTAAGACGGGTTTTTTAGTTTCGGAATCGATGAAAAAGGTTTGGGCATCCTCAATAGAATGTCTTATGGATATAGCGGAAGTATGCAGGAATGAAAATTTAAGGTGGTTTGCAATGTTTGGCACACTGCTCGGGGCGGTCAGACATCATGGATTTATCCCGTGGGATGATGATATCGATATCGCCCTTTTCAGGAAAGATTATGAGTATCTGAGAAATAATGCAAAAAGGCTTCTTCCTTCAAACTATGAGGTTCTGGACTCATCAAAAAAATATGTAAAAGGACTGGATATTCTGAGGATATGCAATACAGATGATGTGTGTGTGGAACATTCATTTTTACAGAAATATCATGGATGTCCTTATCTGATCGGGATAGACATATATCCGATAGATAACTGTCCGGAAAATAAAGAACTTGATCAGAGTATATGTGATATCCTGAACCTCATTGCAAGAGTGATAACGATAGATGAAGAAATTGAGAATCCCGTAGAGGATGATATAGCTGAAAGATATGAGATAATCGAGCTTTTGGCAAATGTATCCGGAAAAGCCTTTTCTTCTGATAGAGATGCTCTCCATATGGAACTTATGCAATATTATGATGAAATCAGCCAGTTTGCCAATGGTCAGGATACAGAAGAGTGCACGATATACAGAAATCACAGATTTTCGGCAGATGCAGTATATTCAAAAAAAATCTTTGAAAAGACAGTCAGACTTCCTTTTGAAAATTCTATAATTGATGCTCCGGCCGGGTTTGATGATGCTTTAAAAAAAATGTATGGCAATTATCTAAGCCTTGTGAAGTCAGGAGTATCCGGTCACGCATATGGATTTGAGGATCAGGAGGAAAGACTGTATGAGACTTTTGGCTATTTGATCTGA
- a CDS encoding CatB-related O-acetyltransferase: MQIINVRPEQTENGDLTVSFPSGLPIAYCGRGSYIDELKVWTMSSEDETNETMLIYIGRYCSIANNVQIYCDFNHDYKSVYQGLIPEYRNNAEGASVRERNGQNYRFSSRKGMTVIGNDVWIGNDVTIISDVIIGNGAVIGAGSVVTSDIPAYTIWAGNPARQIRERFPKEISARLQDIQWWNFPGNRLAEIREDMQGNVEEFVKKYAADSDKDEKTKNRNDKIIITVFIDASTDYSTFGNVIEEYAFKLADKNTVLNLVYNENLETDKRLLPYLISLIDELKCNSISLVGIGADADREIIRQSDYFVLGRDVDNIERISHAMRYGVRMISGVNIPIFTDSMIREIIKN, translated from the coding sequence ATGCAGATTATCAATGTACGTCCGGAGCAGACAGAAAATGGTGACCTTACAGTAAGCTTTCCGTCTGGTCTTCCGATAGCATATTGTGGAAGGGGTTCTTATATAGATGAGCTTAAGGTCTGGACAATGTCATCTGAAGATGAGACGAATGAAACAATGCTGATCTACATAGGAAGATATTGTTCCATTGCCAATAATGTTCAGATATATTGTGATTTCAATCATGATTATAAAAGTGTTTATCAGGGACTGATCCCTGAATACAGAAATAATGCAGAAGGGGCTTCCGTGAGAGAGAGAAACGGACAGAACTATAGGTTTAGCAGCAGGAAGGGAATGACAGTCATAGGTAATGATGTCTGGATTGGAAATGATGTAACTATAATTTCAGATGTGATCATTGGCAATGGTGCAGTAATAGGAGCCGGAAGTGTGGTAACATCGGACATACCTGCATATACTATATGGGCAGGCAACCCGGCAAGACAGATCAGAGAAAGGTTCCCTAAAGAAATTTCTGCAAGGCTTCAGGATATCCAGTGGTGGAATTTCCCTGGAAACAGACTGGCTGAAATAAGGGAGGACATGCAGGGGAATGTAGAGGAATTTGTGAAGAAATATGCCGCCGATTCAGATAAAGATGAAAAGACTAAAAATAGAAATGACAAAATTATTATAACTGTTTTTATAGATGCATCCACAGATTATTCTACTTTTGGAAATGTAATAGAAGAGTATGCTTTTAAGCTTGCTGATAAAAATACAGTGCTTAATCTTGTATATAATGAGAATTTGGAAACGGATAAGAGGCTTCTGCCATATTTGATCTCGCTGATTGACGAATTGAAGTGTAATTCTATTTCTCTTGTGGGAATCGGGGCTGATGCAGACAGGGAGATAATCCGTCAGTCGGACTATTTTGTACTAGGCAGAGATGTTGATAATATTGAGAGGATATCCCATGCCATGAGATATGGGGTTAGAATGATATCCGGGGTTAATATTCCGATTTTTACAGACAGTATGATCAGGGAAATTATTAAAAACTGA
- a CDS encoding LicD family protein produces MRFDNSYYEDEVREGFYIPGMIKRSWASQLEILEKVGEVCEKYGIRWFADCGTLIGAVRHHGFIPWDDDLDICMLKEDYDKFLAVVDMELPEDYKILNIYREKEYRNFLTRIVNHDVIDMSGNFLEKNHGFPYTSGIDIFPLHNLYNDEERENTRQNKANRVWTLFEEFGKRAGASLGEISDLLDQAEIISGISADRNVPFDNALYKIMDSLYSKTDDEETENVALIPFWIREKNHKFPKFLFDYSIYMPFENGSIPVPAGYEELLRLEYGNWEKAERRGGLHNYPYYIDQEKRLEKHEGGSVPYLYRFSPKDIDRDESFIEDENLEILSGMESVRNLVKKVWSDNGCTELLEKFQMLAIRMGERIEKEYGEAGAELVEQLEQLCEEIFELNEKIIDGNRDDIGEKLAGLRYRLDVIRNIYDRIKGRESIFIISRFSEWKEIEKFCKKYIRENPNTYLMPVPYYKKDWYGSYYDEKSEYYEIEPDAEKSGIRVLNYKSYDFKKKNPKIFITDPLDGFHSAISINPFFYASNLRKYTDNLSYIDINKADLPVSGDERGSKNVGRFIISPGVIMSDFIYLKDENWKKLYLELLSETDKTIDREYWEEKIRIYKGLRDDSELQRNETSLKAKEKNLIFYTSASVFYVYGEKAVRKLEKVIDTFNENREQLRIYWITDRTFEDNLKRICGNVYEDYKKIKSKFIDSDIGNFFIAEEGNLPEKADAYYGSGGYFMNIFAGKGIPIMLWDVNI; encoded by the coding sequence ATGAGGTTTGATAATTCTTATTATGAAGATGAGGTCAGGGAAGGCTTCTACATACCGGGGATGATTAAAAGGTCATGGGCTTCGCAATTGGAAATCCTTGAAAAAGTCGGAGAGGTTTGCGAAAAATACGGTATAAGGTGGTTTGCCGACTGCGGAACCCTGATAGGCGCAGTGCGGCATCACGGGTTTATACCATGGGATGATGATCTGGACATATGCATGTTGAAGGAGGATTATGATAAATTTCTTGCTGTTGTAGATATGGAGCTTCCAGAGGATTATAAAATATTAAATATCTACAGGGAAAAGGAGTATAGAAATTTTCTTACCCGTATAGTGAACCATGACGTGATTGATATGAGTGGAAATTTTCTCGAAAAAAATCATGGTTTTCCGTATACGTCAGGAATAGATATATTTCCGCTGCATAATCTTTATAATGATGAAGAAAGGGAAAATACCAGGCAGAATAAGGCGAACAGGGTGTGGACTCTTTTTGAGGAATTTGGAAAAAGGGCAGGCGCATCTCTGGGGGAGATAAGTGATCTTTTGGATCAGGCAGAAATTATAAGCGGGATCAGCGCAGACAGAAATGTTCCTTTTGACAATGCTCTCTATAAAATAATGGATTCATTATATTCAAAGACCGATGATGAGGAAACGGAGAATGTTGCACTGATACCTTTTTGGATCAGGGAAAAAAATCATAAATTTCCTAAATTTCTGTTTGACTATTCTATATACATGCCCTTTGAAAATGGTTCGATACCTGTACCCGCCGGATATGAGGAGCTTTTGAGGCTGGAATATGGAAACTGGGAAAAAGCAGAAAGACGTGGGGGACTTCATAATTATCCTTATTACATAGATCAGGAAAAGCGATTGGAAAAACATGAAGGCGGGTCAGTACCATATCTCTACCGGTTTAGTCCAAAAGACATTGACAGGGACGAGTCTTTTATAGAGGATGAAAATCTGGAAATATTATCAGGGATGGAGAGTGTTCGCAACCTGGTAAAAAAAGTATGGTCTGATAATGGCTGTACGGAATTATTAGAGAAATTTCAGATGCTTGCGATCCGTATGGGGGAAAGAATCGAAAAAGAATATGGTGAAGCAGGTGCTGAGCTGGTTGAACAGCTTGAACAGCTTTGTGAAGAAATATTTGAACTGAATGAAAAAATCATTGATGGAAACCGGGATGATATAGGAGAAAAACTTGCAGGACTGAGATACAGGCTTGATGTTATAAGAAATATTTATGACCGTATAAAGGGACGGGAAAGTATTTTTATTATTTCAAGATTTTCTGAATGGAAGGAAATAGAAAAATTCTGTAAAAAATATATCAGAGAGAACCCAAATACGTATCTGATGCCCGTTCCATATTATAAAAAGGACTGGTATGGAAGTTACTATGATGAGAAAAGTGAATATTATGAAATAGAACCGGATGCGGAGAAATCAGGGATTCGAGTCCTGAATTATAAAAGCTATGATTTTAAGAAAAAGAATCCTAAAATCTTCATTACGGATCCGCTGGATGGATTTCACTCTGCTATAAGTATAAATCCTTTTTTCTATGCTTCGAATTTAAGAAAGTATACAGATAATTTATCATATATAGATATAAACAAGGCAGACCTGCCGGTCAGCGGAGATGAGAGAGGAAGCAAAAACGTCGGGAGATTTATTATAAGCCCCGGTGTTATAATGTCGGATTTTATCTATCTGAAAGATGAGAACTGGAAAAAGCTGTATCTGGAATTGCTGTCAGAAACAGATAAGACGATCGACAGGGAATATTGGGAAGAAAAAATAAGGATTTATAAAGGTCTGAGGGATGATTCAGAATTACAAAGAAATGAGACTTCCCTGAAGGCAAAAGAAAAAAATCTGATATTTTATACATCAGCTTCCGTATTTTATGTATATGGTGAGAAGGCAGTCAGAAAACTTGAAAAAGTTATTGATACATTTAACGAAAACAGGGAACAGTTAAGAATATACTGGATTACAGACAGGACATTTGAGGATAATTTGAAAAGAATCTGTGGGAATGTATATGAGGATTATAAAAAAATAAAAAGTAAATTTATTGACAGTGATATCGGAAACTTTTTTATTGCAGAAGAAGGAAATCTTCCGGAAAAAGCTGATGCGTATTACGGGTCAGGCGGATATTTCATGAATATTTTTGCGGGAAAAGGGATACCGATAATGCTTTGGGATGTAAATATTTAA